The following are encoded together in the Phocoena sinus isolate mPhoSin1 chromosome 11, mPhoSin1.pri, whole genome shotgun sequence genome:
- the CHST13 gene encoding carbohydrate sulfotransferase 13 isoform X3, which produces MGRRLWWRRALVAACLGAALLLLCPVNAPLLTPPAFENRAVGSSWLGGKRRSPLQMLYDLDQGPRSALAEVHRQRRDLLRRACSHHTRRQRLLRPEDLRHVLVDDAHGLLYCYVPKVACTNWKRVLLALSGRGPGDPRAIPAHEAHAPGRLPSLADFSPAEVNRRLRAYLAFLFVREPFERLASAYRNKLQRPWGATFQRRFGTGIVRRLRPRPGPDALVRGHDVRFAEFLAYLLDPRTRRDGPFNEHWERAHALCHPCRLRYDVVGKFETLAEDAAFVLSLVGAPGLRFPEPPSWAQAAARDRAARLFHDISPFYQQRLYGLYRMDFLLFNYSAPSYLRLR; this is translated from the exons TGAACGCCCCTCTCCTTACACCCCCAGCGTTTGAAAACAGGGCCGTGGGCTCCAGCTGGCTTGGTGGCAAGAGGAGGAGTCCCCTGCAGATGCTCTACGACCTGGACCAG GGCCCGCGCTCCGCGCTGGCCGAGGTGCACCGGCAGCGGCGCGACCTGCTGCGCCGCGCCTGCAGCCACCACACGCGCCGGCAGCGCCTGCTGCGGCCGGAGGACCTGCGGCACGTGCTGGTGGACGACGCGCACGGCCTGCTCTACTGCTACGTGCCCAAGGTGGCCTGCACCAACTGGAAGCGCGTGCTGCTGGCGCTGAGCGGCCGCGGCCCAGGAGACCCGCGCGCCATCCCCGCGCACGAGGCGCACGCGCCCGGCCGCCTGCCCTCGCTGGCCGACTTCAGTCCGGCCGAGGTGAACCGGCGCCTGCGCGCCTACCTGGCCTTCCTGTTTGTGCGCGAGCCCTTCGAGCGCCTGGCCTCGGCCTACCGCAACAAGCTGCAGCGGCCCTGGGGCGCCACCTTCCAGCGCCGCTTCGGCACCGGCATCGTGCGCCGTCTGCGGCCGCGCCCGGGCCCCGACGCGCTGGTCCGCGGCCACGACGTGCGCTTCGCCGAGTTCCTGGCCTACCTGCTGGACCCGCGCACGCGCCGCGACGGGCCCTTCAACGAGCACTGGGAGCGCGCCCACGCGCTCTGCCACCCGTGCCGCCTGCGCTACGACGTCGTGGGCAAGTTCGAGACGCTGGCGGAGGACGCGGCCTTTGTGCTGAGCCTGGTGGGCGCGCCCGGCCTGCGCTTCCCCGAGCCGCCGTCCTGGGCCCAGGCCGCCGCGCGCGACCGTGCCGCGCGCCTCTTCCACGACATCAGCCCTTTCTACCAGCAGCGCCTCTACGGCCTCTACAGGATGGACTTCCTGCTCTTCAACTACTCCGCTCCCTCCTACCTGCGGCTGCGCTAG
- the CHST13 gene encoding carbohydrate sulfotransferase 13 isoform X1 has product MGRRLWWRRALVAACLGAALLLLCPAFENRAVGSSWLGGKRRSPLQMLYDLDQGPRSALAEVHRQRRDLLRRACSHHTRRQRLLRPEDLRHVLVDDAHGLLYCYVPKVACTNWKRVLLALSGRGPGDPRAIPAHEAHAPGRLPSLADFSPAEVNRRLRAYLAFLFVREPFERLASAYRNKLQRPWGATFQRRFGTGIVRRLRPRPGPDALVRGHDVRFAEFLAYLLDPRTRRDGPFNEHWERAHALCHPCRLRYDVVGKFETLAEDAAFVLSLVGAPGLRFPEPPSWAQAAARDRAARLFHDISPFYQQRLYGLYRMDFLLFNYSAPSYLRLR; this is encoded by the exons CGTTTGAAAACAGGGCCGTGGGCTCCAGCTGGCTTGGTGGCAAGAGGAGGAGTCCCCTGCAGATGCTCTACGACCTGGACCAG GGCCCGCGCTCCGCGCTGGCCGAGGTGCACCGGCAGCGGCGCGACCTGCTGCGCCGCGCCTGCAGCCACCACACGCGCCGGCAGCGCCTGCTGCGGCCGGAGGACCTGCGGCACGTGCTGGTGGACGACGCGCACGGCCTGCTCTACTGCTACGTGCCCAAGGTGGCCTGCACCAACTGGAAGCGCGTGCTGCTGGCGCTGAGCGGCCGCGGCCCAGGAGACCCGCGCGCCATCCCCGCGCACGAGGCGCACGCGCCCGGCCGCCTGCCCTCGCTGGCCGACTTCAGTCCGGCCGAGGTGAACCGGCGCCTGCGCGCCTACCTGGCCTTCCTGTTTGTGCGCGAGCCCTTCGAGCGCCTGGCCTCGGCCTACCGCAACAAGCTGCAGCGGCCCTGGGGCGCCACCTTCCAGCGCCGCTTCGGCACCGGCATCGTGCGCCGTCTGCGGCCGCGCCCGGGCCCCGACGCGCTGGTCCGCGGCCACGACGTGCGCTTCGCCGAGTTCCTGGCCTACCTGCTGGACCCGCGCACGCGCCGCGACGGGCCCTTCAACGAGCACTGGGAGCGCGCCCACGCGCTCTGCCACCCGTGCCGCCTGCGCTACGACGTCGTGGGCAAGTTCGAGACGCTGGCGGAGGACGCGGCCTTTGTGCTGAGCCTGGTGGGCGCGCCCGGCCTGCGCTTCCCCGAGCCGCCGTCCTGGGCCCAGGCCGCCGCGCGCGACCGTGCCGCGCGCCTCTTCCACGACATCAGCCCTTTCTACCAGCAGCGCCTCTACGGCCTCTACAGGATGGACTTCCTGCTCTTCAACTACTCCGCTCCCTCCTACCTGCGGCTGCGCTAG
- the CHST13 gene encoding carbohydrate sulfotransferase 13 isoform X2 — translation MLYDLDQGPRSALAEVHRQRRDLLRRACSHHTRRQRLLRPEDLRHVLVDDAHGLLYCYVPKVACTNWKRVLLALSGRGPGDPRAIPAHEAHAPGRLPSLADFSPAEVNRRLRAYLAFLFVREPFERLASAYRNKLQRPWGATFQRRFGTGIVRRLRPRPGPDALVRGHDVRFAEFLAYLLDPRTRRDGPFNEHWERAHALCHPCRLRYDVVGKFETLAEDAAFVLSLVGAPGLRFPEPPSWAQAAARDRAARLFHDISPFYQQRLYGLYRMDFLLFNYSAPSYLRLR, via the exons ATGCTCTACGACCTGGACCAG GGCCCGCGCTCCGCGCTGGCCGAGGTGCACCGGCAGCGGCGCGACCTGCTGCGCCGCGCCTGCAGCCACCACACGCGCCGGCAGCGCCTGCTGCGGCCGGAGGACCTGCGGCACGTGCTGGTGGACGACGCGCACGGCCTGCTCTACTGCTACGTGCCCAAGGTGGCCTGCACCAACTGGAAGCGCGTGCTGCTGGCGCTGAGCGGCCGCGGCCCAGGAGACCCGCGCGCCATCCCCGCGCACGAGGCGCACGCGCCCGGCCGCCTGCCCTCGCTGGCCGACTTCAGTCCGGCCGAGGTGAACCGGCGCCTGCGCGCCTACCTGGCCTTCCTGTTTGTGCGCGAGCCCTTCGAGCGCCTGGCCTCGGCCTACCGCAACAAGCTGCAGCGGCCCTGGGGCGCCACCTTCCAGCGCCGCTTCGGCACCGGCATCGTGCGCCGTCTGCGGCCGCGCCCGGGCCCCGACGCGCTGGTCCGCGGCCACGACGTGCGCTTCGCCGAGTTCCTGGCCTACCTGCTGGACCCGCGCACGCGCCGCGACGGGCCCTTCAACGAGCACTGGGAGCGCGCCCACGCGCTCTGCCACCCGTGCCGCCTGCGCTACGACGTCGTGGGCAAGTTCGAGACGCTGGCGGAGGACGCGGCCTTTGTGCTGAGCCTGGTGGGCGCGCCCGGCCTGCGCTTCCCCGAGCCGCCGTCCTGGGCCCAGGCCGCCGCGCGCGACCGTGCCGCGCGCCTCTTCCACGACATCAGCCCTTTCTACCAGCAGCGCCTCTACGGCCTCTACAGGATGGACTTCCTGCTCTTCAACTACTCCGCTCCCTCCTACCTGCGGCTGCGCTAG